The following are from one region of the Chloracidobacterium sp. genome:
- a CDS encoding vanadium-dependent haloperoxidase, which yields MIRMKTKNWPKVAVLATIFLIGAVTNVRADAVSDWNAIAVNSIVAAGSARPGPAGVLDLATMNAAIYDAVQAIEKDYETYYVDIPGASGSPVAATAKAAYDVLVNRFPGQAGPLGVTYQNYLIANGILPTDPGLAVGATAAAGIIALRACDGSFPAGPNTFIGGTGIGVWRPTPPANSPMNPGPWLGQVTPFVMTRPTQFRSEPPPSLDSRRYARDYNEVKRLGSLNNSERTPDQTDTAYFYAGNFVVMMNQLVREMAAEHVDNITDSSRLFALVSMSQGDAAIATWNDKAFYVFWRPITAIQFGDSDGNPRTTGDPAWNSLIVNPPYPDYGSGANSLTASTMGALRRFFKTDRKRFSISTTNTGPTNQDIREYDRFSDAAQDVVDARVYLGIHFRFADEVSRKQGYNVADFAYKNYLRPLHGNKHGDDDDDDLMVPGN from the coding sequence ATGATCAGAATGAAAACCAAGAATTGGCCGAAAGTTGCCGTGCTTGCAACTATTTTCCTCATCGGGGCTGTCACGAATGTGCGAGCCGACGCCGTTAGTGACTGGAACGCCATTGCTGTTAACTCTATCGTCGCGGCCGGAAGCGCAAGGCCCGGACCGGCCGGCGTTTTGGACCTTGCAACGATGAACGCCGCAATATACGACGCCGTTCAGGCGATCGAGAAGGATTACGAAACCTATTACGTCGACATACCAGGGGCATCTGGGTCACCGGTCGCGGCGACCGCAAAGGCAGCCTACGATGTTCTGGTCAACCGATTTCCCGGCCAGGCAGGTCCGCTCGGGGTGACCTATCAAAATTATCTGATCGCGAATGGAATTCTACCGACCGATCCGGGCCTTGCGGTCGGTGCGACCGCGGCAGCGGGGATAATTGCTCTGAGGGCGTGTGACGGCAGTTTTCCGGCGGGACCGAATACATTTATTGGCGGGACGGGCATCGGCGTTTGGCGGCCGACACCGCCGGCTAATTCACCAATGAACCCGGGTCCGTGGCTCGGACAGGTCACTCCCTTCGTTATGACCCGCCCTACTCAGTTTAGGTCTGAGCCGCCGCCTTCCCTCGACAGTAGGCGATATGCTCGCGACTACAACGAGGTAAAACGACTCGGCTCGTTGAACAACAGCGAACGAACGCCGGATCAAACCGACACAGCATATTTTTATGCCGGCAATTTCGTTGTGATGATGAACCAGCTGGTAAGAGAAATGGCCGCGGAACACGTCGACAATATTACTGACAGTTCGCGGCTTTTTGCGTTAGTGAGCATGTCACAGGGAGACGCTGCGATCGCAACCTGGAATGACAAGGCATTTTACGTTTTTTGGAGGCCGATAACTGCTATCCAATTCGGTGACAGCGACGGAAACCCCCGCACGACTGGCGACCCTGCCTGGAATTCGCTGATCGTGAACCCGCCGTATCCCGATTATGGATCCGGTGCAAACTCGCTGACGGCGTCGACGATGGGAGCATTACGCAGATTCTTTAAGACCGACAGAAAGCGTTTCTCGATCTCGACGACCAATACGGGTCCGACAAATCAAGATATTCGCGAATACGATCGCTTCTCGGATGCGGCACAAGATGTTGTCGATGCACGTGTGTACCTCGGGATACATTTTCGATTCGCAGATGAAGTATCGAGGAAACAGGGATACAACGTTGCCGATTTTGCGTATAAAAATTATCTTCGACCGCTCCATGGCAATAAGCATGGCGATGATGATGACGATGATCTGATGGTTCCCGGGAACTGA
- a CDS encoding TerC family protein — MEWLADPSIWIAFATLTLLELVLGIDNVIFISILAGKLPPEQRAKARYIGLGLAFVMRVILLFSLSWVIGLVEPLFTVWGQSISGKDLVLLIGGLFLIAKSTHEIHNSLEGEEGTAVKKGYSSFAGVIVQIVLLDIVFSLDSVITAVGMISDQYGPNGIWIMISAVVISIIAMMAFAGPIGEFVHRHPTVKMLALSFLLLIGVMLVAEGFHQKIPKGYIYFAMAFSVVVEFLNMKLRTKSKEPVELKDPFHDGGEKAPA; from the coding sequence ATGGAATGGCTTGCTGACCCGAGTATTTGGATCGCGTTCGCGACTCTCACCTTGCTGGAACTGGTTCTGGGCATTGACAACGTCATCTTTATCTCGATCCTTGCCGGTAAACTGCCCCCGGAGCAAAGAGCAAAGGCCCGCTACATAGGGCTCGGGCTGGCGTTTGTAATGCGCGTCATCCTGCTTTTCTCACTTTCGTGGGTCATCGGCCTGGTTGAGCCGCTTTTTACCGTTTGGGGGCAATCGATCTCGGGTAAAGATCTCGTTCTGCTGATCGGTGGGCTATTCCTGATTGCGAAATCGACTCACGAGATACACAATTCCCTCGAAGGCGAAGAAGGGACGGCCGTGAAGAAGGGGTATTCGAGCTTTGCCGGCGTGATTGTTCAGATCGTCCTGCTCGACATCGTGTTTTCGCTTGATTCTGTGATCACGGCAGTTGGCATGATCAGCGACCAATATGGGCCGAACGGTATATGGATAATGATCTCGGCGGTCGTCATATCGATCATTGCGATGATGGCCTTCGCGGGCCCGATCGGCGAGTTCGTGCATCGGCATCCGACAGTCAAGATGCTGGCTCTCTCGTTCCTGCTCCTGATCGGTGTAATGCTCGTCGCCGAAGGCTTCCACCAGAAGATCCCGAAGGGCTATATCTACTTCGCTATGGCGTTCTCGGTCGTCGTCGAGTTCCTGAACATGAAGTTGAGAACGAAGTCGAAGGAACCGGTCGAATTGAAAGATCCATTTCACGATGGGGGCGAGAAGGCTCCGGCTTAG
- a CDS encoding D-aminoacylase yields MRIRAFFVIAVFSLSQIAFSIPQTNPLYDIVIVNARIVDGTGNPWYRGSVAIKDGRIARVGWIDVTNARQTIDARWQIVAPGFIDVHAHTENVYDFPNAENFIRMGVTTLITGNCGGSVTDVGEFLSRINTKPLAINLSTLIGHNSVRSNVMGLDNRAPTSEEQRQMNELVEKGMRDGALGLSTGLIYVPGTFSKTDEVVELAKAASRYGGTYASHIRDEGLGVADAIKEAINIGEQANMPVEISHFKISAKALWGQTPMTLGLVRDARARGMTVTVDQYAYPASSTSLDARMPNWAIAGGREEGKKRLADPVTRRKILDEMKDGLKKRKFKDYSFAYVASYRPNPEFNGKNIAEITQIARRSKKVDDQIEQIFEMYEKGGAQMVYQVMSEEDVRSIMAEPFTMIASDSGVREFGAGVPHPRGYGNNARVLGLYVRELKIISLEDAIRKMTSLPANTFGLRDVGQIREGFAADLVIFDERTVGDRATFEKPHQYAAGFSAVIVNGGLVFDGTKMTGTMSGRSIRGNGFRQ; encoded by the coding sequence ATGCGGATCAGAGCCTTTTTTGTCATCGCGGTCTTTTCGTTGAGCCAGATCGCTTTTTCAATTCCCCAAACAAACCCGCTTTATGACATCGTCATAGTAAATGCCCGCATCGTCGACGGAACAGGAAACCCGTGGTATCGCGGATCGGTTGCGATCAAGGACGGCAGGATCGCACGGGTCGGATGGATCGATGTTACAAACGCACGTCAAACGATCGACGCTCGGTGGCAGATCGTTGCACCGGGATTTATCGACGTTCATGCTCATACGGAGAACGTCTACGACTTCCCGAACGCCGAGAATTTTATTCGCATGGGCGTCACAACGCTCATCACAGGCAACTGCGGGGGTTCGGTCACTGACGTTGGTGAGTTTCTCAGCCGAATCAACACAAAACCGCTTGCGATCAATCTATCGACGCTGATAGGACACAACTCCGTAAGGTCGAACGTGATGGGTCTCGATAACCGAGCTCCGACATCCGAAGAGCAGCGACAAATGAATGAGTTGGTGGAAAAGGGAATGCGGGACGGAGCCCTCGGGCTTTCGACCGGCCTGATCTATGTTCCGGGCACATTTTCGAAGACGGATGAGGTTGTTGAACTTGCAAAGGCGGCGTCTCGTTACGGCGGAACCTATGCAAGCCATATCCGCGACGAAGGCCTCGGCGTCGCGGACGCTATAAAGGAAGCGATCAACATCGGCGAACAGGCGAATATGCCGGTCGAGATCTCGCATTTTAAGATCTCGGCCAAGGCTCTGTGGGGCCAAACGCCAATGACGCTCGGGCTTGTACGCGATGCGCGCGCACGTGGTATGACGGTTACGGTCGATCAGTATGCGTACCCTGCATCTTCTACCTCGCTCGACGCCCGGATGCCGAACTGGGCGATCGCAGGCGGGCGCGAAGAAGGAAAAAAACGACTCGCTGACCCGGTTACCCGCCGCAAGATCCTCGATGAGATGAAAGACGGGCTGAAGAAACGGAAATTCAAGGACTATAGCTTTGCTTATGTTGCAAGCTACCGGCCGAACCCGGAATTCAACGGCAAGAACATCGCCGAGATCACACAGATCGCTCGCAGGAGCAAGAAGGTCGACGACCAGATCGAGCAAATATTCGAGATGTACGAAAAAGGCGGCGCTCAAATGGTCTATCAGGTCATGAGCGAGGAAGACGTGAGATCGATAATGGCCGAACCTTTCACGATGATCGCTTCGGATAGCGGCGTCCGCGAATTTGGAGCTGGCGTACCGCATCCGCGGGGTTACGGCAACAATGCCAGAGTGCTGGGACTCTACGTGCGCGAGTTGAAGATCATTTCACTGGAAGATGCGATACGAAAGATGACGTCACTGCCTGCAAACACTTTTGGGCTTCGAGACGTCGGCCAGATACGCGAAGGTTTTGCAGCCGATCTCGTTATCTTCGACGAAAGAACGGTGGGCGATAGGGCGACGTTTGAAAAGCCTCATCAGTACGCGGCCGGTTTCTCGGCCGTGATCGTCAATGGCGGGCTTGTATTCGATGGGACAAAAATGACGGGCACCATGTCAGGCAGGTCGATCCGCGGCAATGGATTCAGGCAATAA
- a CDS encoding RluA family pseudouridine synthase, protein MTDRIEIQVGRDGHKRRLDEFLFDRFGGLSKMYLRHIVKDEKCEVNGRNENIGYRLRENDFVELELDLTRETAMRPQAIPIDILYEDQDIAVVNKAPGMLVHPTNRDKSGTLLNALAFHFNSVSGSVSGERPSDAIRPGLIHRLDKQTSGLIVIAKNQRSHKRMTEYFRKKFVEKRYLALVEGAVENDSGLIEAPIGRYAELKHWNVKADGKPSETRYWVKRRLDDMTLLELEPVTGRTNQLRIHCSSIGHPIVGDEQRGGREFGRLCLHAYRLAFRHPTTKEQLFFETQIPPEFVAG, encoded by the coding sequence GTGACGGACAGGATCGAAATACAGGTCGGGCGTGATGGCCATAAGAGGCGTTTGGATGAATTTCTCTTCGACCGCTTTGGCGGTCTAAGTAAAATGTATCTCCGCCATATCGTTAAGGACGAGAAATGTGAGGTCAACGGCCGGAATGAGAACATCGGATACCGTTTACGTGAAAATGATTTTGTCGAACTCGAACTCGATCTCACACGCGAGACCGCAATGAGGCCGCAGGCAATCCCGATCGATATACTGTATGAAGATCAGGACATCGCTGTCGTCAACAAAGCACCTGGCATGCTCGTACATCCGACCAATCGAGACAAAAGCGGTACGCTGCTAAATGCGCTTGCATTCCACTTCAATTCGGTTTCGGGGTCGGTTAGCGGTGAGCGACCGTCGGACGCGATTCGGCCCGGACTTATACATCGGTTGGACAAGCAGACATCGGGGCTGATCGTGATCGCAAAGAACCAGCGATCGCACAAACGAATGACCGAATATTTCAGAAAAAAATTCGTTGAAAAGCGCTACCTGGCGTTAGTCGAAGGCGCCGTAGAAAATGATAGCGGTCTTATCGAGGCGCCGATCGGGCGGTATGCTGAGCTCAAGCACTGGAACGTGAAAGCGGACGGAAAACCCTCGGAGACACGCTATTGGGTCAAGAGGCGACTAGACGATATGACGCTGCTCGAACTCGAACCGGTCACGGGCCGCACGAATCAGCTCCGAATCCATTGCTCGTCAATCGGCCATCCGATAGTCGGTGACGAGCAGCGCGGCGGACGGGAATTCGGGCGACTCTGCCTGCACGCTTACCGGCTCGCTTTTCGCCACCCGACCACAAAAGAACAGCTATTTTTCGAAACGCAGATACCGCCAGAGTTCGTGGCCGGATGA
- a CDS encoding sigma 54-interacting transcriptional regulator translates to MPNTFQTIEPLSLISNVNSTLAAAHDVRDGIRDSLALVRNELGFENILLFLGDPLNQTLQLSIADGLTPASFRKIEAKADRGIFAETFNSGFARQITLPDPDKLVDSAHLSARLFAVPLKLGDATLGVLSATLPGDIEEQDPRVADVLSLIASMVAQALRIEHAVRGERQKLRDENYQLKQELKEKYDFSHIVGNSNAIKQVYEQVSQVAKSNATVLLRGESGTGKEMIANAIHYNSLRSKRPLVKINCAALPDTLIESELFGHEKGAFTGAERFKKGRFEIADGGTLFLDEIGDLPMQTQVKLLRVLQEREFERVGGTETIKTNIRLITATNKNLEDAIVKGEFREDLYYRLNVFSIFLPPLRERRSDILLLAEHFLEKYEIEHNKRIRRISTPAIDMLMSYHFPGNVRELENAIERAVLVCDSNVIHGHHLPPTLQTAEVTGTVTDLSLSSAVEAFERDLIQDALKSTKGNIAAAARTLGTTERILGYKIKKYSIDTFRFRR, encoded by the coding sequence ATGCCGAATACTTTTCAAACCATCGAACCGCTCTCGCTGATATCGAACGTAAATTCAACGCTTGCGGCTGCCCACGACGTGCGCGATGGGATCCGCGATTCGCTTGCCTTGGTCAGAAATGAGCTCGGCTTTGAAAATATCTTGCTGTTCCTGGGCGATCCTTTGAACCAGACCCTTCAGCTTTCGATCGCCGACGGTTTAACGCCAGCTTCTTTTCGTAAGATCGAAGCCAAAGCGGACCGCGGCATTTTTGCAGAGACATTCAACAGCGGTTTTGCGAGGCAAATAACACTGCCCGACCCAGACAAACTGGTCGACTCGGCCCACCTATCCGCAAGGTTGTTTGCGGTGCCGCTTAAACTTGGAGATGCTACGCTGGGGGTTCTTTCAGCGACATTGCCCGGTGACATCGAGGAACAAGACCCGCGCGTCGCGGACGTACTTTCGTTGATCGCCTCGATGGTGGCACAGGCACTTCGCATCGAGCACGCAGTCAGGGGCGAGCGTCAGAAACTTCGCGACGAGAATTACCAATTAAAACAGGAACTCAAAGAAAAATACGACTTCTCACACATCGTCGGAAATTCAAATGCAATAAAGCAGGTTTACGAACAGGTTTCGCAAGTGGCCAAATCGAATGCAACCGTACTGCTCAGAGGTGAAAGCGGCACGGGCAAAGAGATGATCGCCAATGCGATTCATTACAATAGCCTTCGCAGCAAACGACCGTTGGTGAAGATCAATTGCGCCGCATTGCCCGACACCCTTATCGAATCGGAGCTTTTCGGACACGAAAAGGGTGCGTTTACCGGAGCCGAGAGGTTTAAGAAAGGCAGGTTCGAGATCGCCGACGGCGGCACGCTATTCCTTGACGAGATCGGCGATCTTCCGATGCAGACACAGGTGAAGCTCCTTCGCGTGCTGCAGGAACGCGAATTCGAGCGCGTCGGCGGCACCGAGACGATCAAGACAAACATCCGCCTGATCACCGCAACAAACAAGAATCTCGAGGACGCTATTGTCAAAGGAGAGTTTCGTGAGGACCTATATTACCGCCTGAACGTATTTTCTATCTTCCTGCCGCCGCTTCGCGAGCGCCGATCGGACATTCTTCTGCTTGCCGAGCATTTCCTCGAAAAGTACGAGATCGAGCACAACAAGCGAATACGTCGCATTTCGACGCCGGCGATCGATATGTTGATGAGCTACCATTTCCCAGGCAACGTCCGCGAACTCGAGAACGCGATCGAACGAGCCGTCCTCGTCTGCGACTCAAATGTGATCCACGGTCACCATTTGCCGCCGACCCTGCAGACCGCTGAAGTGACCGGAACCGTGACCGATCTTTCACTTTCGTCGGCGGTCGAAGCATTCGAACGCGATCTGATACAAGACGCCCTTAAATCGACTAAAGGCAACATAGCCGCGGCGGCACGAACTCTTGGCACCACCGAACGCATTCTCGGATACAAAATAAAGAAATACTCGATCGATACGTTTCGTTTTCGCCGATGA
- a CDS encoding VWA domain-containing protein, translating to MRRSTLIIIWLAFCGAAAFSQSGRVAGYSESLPKRSNSFPAVERTPAKSQDTGEDEVVRIDTDLVMIPVRVSQKNGAPVANVKKEEFRIFENGIEQEIAYFSDDEQPFTVALLLDMSYSSVFKLDEIHAAAMAFVRQLRPHDRVMIVSFDEKPRILCEPTSDRKVLRYAIEAARIGSGTGLYTTLKLVIDERLANVSGRKAVVLLSDGVDTSSIDATAEDVLKVTEPSGVIVYPIQYNTYDDVQKSRRNNAQVLFDEDDRPYVVDAPQSKGERMEDYRRADDFLREMSERTGGRRFRVGTASNLNLAFERIANELRKIYSLGYYPSSERVPDIDYSVNVRVYRPDLLIRARDSYRSGKR from the coding sequence ATGCGACGATCGACCCTCATAATTATATGGCTGGCTTTCTGCGGTGCCGCGGCGTTCTCGCAATCGGGTCGGGTCGCGGGTTATTCCGAAAGCCTTCCGAAAAGATCGAATTCCTTTCCCGCAGTAGAACGCACACCGGCAAAGTCTCAGGATACGGGCGAGGATGAGGTCGTAAGGATCGATACGGATCTTGTCATGATCCCGGTTCGGGTCTCGCAGAAAAACGGAGCTCCGGTTGCAAACGTGAAAAAAGAAGAGTTCCGCATTTTTGAGAACGGCATCGAACAGGAGATAGCCTATTTTTCGGACGACGAGCAGCCTTTCACCGTTGCGTTACTGCTCGACATGAGTTACTCAAGCGTCTTCAAACTCGACGAGATCCACGCAGCCGCGATGGCATTCGTCCGCCAGCTTCGACCCCACGACCGCGTTATGATCGTTTCGTTCGACGAGAAGCCACGGATCCTATGTGAACCAACGAGCGACCGCAAAGTGCTTCGCTATGCGATCGAAGCGGCTCGCATAGGATCGGGCACCGGACTCTACACGACTCTTAAGCTCGTCATCGACGAACGGCTCGCTAACGTGTCGGGCCGAAAGGCGGTCGTTTTATTGAGTGACGGCGTCGACACAAGCAGCATTGATGCCACGGCCGAGGACGTCCTCAAGGTTACTGAGCCATCCGGCGTGATCGTCTATCCGATCCAGTACAACACCTACGACGACGTGCAAAAAAGTCGTCGAAACAATGCTCAGGTGCTGTTTGACGAAGATGATCGCCCATACGTTGTTGACGCTCCGCAGTCGAAAGGCGAGCGCATGGAAGATTATCGAAGAGCCGACGATTTTCTAAGGGAAATGTCGGAACGAACCGGTGGCCGCCGATTCAGAGTCGGGACAGCGTCGAACCTGAATCTCGCTTTCGAGCGGATAGCCAACGAACTTCGCAAAATTTATAGTTTGGGTTATTATCCTAGCAGCGAACGGGTTCCCGATATCGATTATTCGGTGAATGTCCGAGTCTACCGCCCCGATCTTTTGATCCGAGCTCGCGATAGCTACCGCAGCGGTAAGCGCTGA
- a CDS encoding DUF2911 domain-containing protein, which produces MKQMQRLYSLLFILTLSAAAAAQVVIPRESNRQDVMQMVGDTKISVSYHRPNVKGRKIWGELVPYGEVWRTGANNATIIEFSNDVTVNGQPLKKGKYSLHTLPTAANWTIIFNKVADQWGSFTYDAKEDVLRVEATPVSLPFKETMTIEFAKVIGNTAEIHIRWGDLAVPITVDVGDFNARFVTENRRRLNNERLTLAGYILSQKMTGSYADALLWTDEALKGSETFSVLSLKARILGEMGRKAEAIATAERAIVVGKAATPAANTTQIENLLKGWKAGN; this is translated from the coding sequence ATGAAACAAATGCAGAGGCTTTATTCACTGTTATTTATATTGACGCTCTCGGCGGCGGCGGCGGCTCAGGTCGTCATTCCGCGTGAAAGCAACCGTCAAGACGTTATGCAGATGGTGGGCGATACCAAGATCTCGGTTTCCTATCATCGGCCGAATGTGAAGGGCCGCAAGATATGGGGTGAGCTTGTGCCGTACGGTGAGGTGTGGAGAACGGGTGCGAACAACGCGACCATCATCGAGTTTTCAAATGACGTCACGGTCAATGGCCAGCCGCTCAAGAAGGGAAAGTACAGCCTTCACACACTTCCGACCGCTGCCAATTGGACCATCATCTTCAATAAGGTCGCTGACCAATGGGGCAGCTTTACTTACGATGCAAAAGAGGACGTATTGCGCGTCGAGGCGACCCCTGTCTCGCTCCCTTTTAAAGAAACGATGACTATCGAATTTGCCAAGGTCATTGGAAACACCGCCGAGATCCATATTCGGTGGGGTGACCTTGCGGTTCCGATTACCGTCGACGTCGGCGATTTCAACGCACGGTTCGTTACTGAGAATCGACGGCGTTTGAACAACGAACGACTGACGCTTGCGGGTTATATTCTCTCGCAGAAGATGACCGGCAGCTATGCCGACGCTCTTTTATGGACCGATGAAGCGCTGAAGGGTTCGGAAACATTCAGCGTGCTTTCGCTGAAAGCTAGGATCCTGGGCGAAATGGGCCGCAAAGCCGAGGCTATTGCGACTGCTGAGCGTGCGATCGTCGTCGGCAAGGCGGCAACTCCGGCGGCAAACACAACGCAGATCGAAAATCTACTGAAAGGCTGGAAGGCCGGAAACTAG
- a CDS encoding ferritin-like domain-containing protein: MARTELIENLNKALSFELAGIIQYSQHSYLVTGTEREIFRGFFRGQAEEAQKHAEVLGDKIVALGGIPAVEPAAIRQSTDIKEMLKQDLELEREAIAAYMAAWSSCGDEDLPQKFWLEGQIADEQMHIEELEKLASERTARVDSERIVLREVS, from the coding sequence ATGGCCAGAACAGAATTGATCGAAAACCTCAACAAAGCCCTTAGCTTTGAACTCGCCGGCATCATTCAATATTCTCAGCACAGTTATCTCGTGACCGGAACTGAGCGCGAGATATTCAGAGGTTTCTTCCGCGGTCAGGCTGAAGAAGCTCAAAAGCATGCTGAGGTTCTTGGTGACAAGATAGTCGCCCTCGGAGGCATTCCGGCCGTTGAACCCGCTGCTATCCGGCAGTCGACGGATATCAAAGAAATGCTCAAACAAGATCTTGAGCTGGAACGAGAAGCGATTGCGGCCTATATGGCGGCATGGTCGTCTTGCGGCGATGAGGATCTGCCTCAGAAATTCTGGCTAGAAGGCCAGATCGCCGACGAACAGATGCACATTGAAGAACTGGAGAAATTGGCCTCTGAAAGGACAGCACGGGTGGATTCAGAGCGGATCGTATTGAGGGAAGTCAGCTAG
- a CDS encoding SDR family oxidoreductase, translating to MSLLLEGKRAFISGGTRGIGAALCEVFAREGADIAFNYHSSDDLADQVRSNVESYGRKALSFKVSVTDRFGMKHTAREIRESWGAVDILVNNAAVNKPDNFATTTDKSWDWVVDTNVNSLFAVTKPFYKQMIRERAGTILNITSIGAIRALPTSVHYATSKAAMIGFTKCLSREAANFGITVNAIAAGIFDTDLGNTLPERLLEAHENWVSLRRLGRPVELAEFAAFIVSPRNSYMNGEVITVDGGTIT from the coding sequence TTGAGTCTATTACTTGAGGGAAAACGTGCCTTCATATCCGGCGGCACACGTGGTATCGGTGCTGCCCTTTGTGAAGTATTTGCGCGCGAAGGTGCGGATATTGCTTTTAACTATCACTCCAGCGATGATCTGGCCGACCAGGTCCGGTCCAATGTCGAGTCGTACGGTAGAAAGGCATTGAGTTTCAAAGTATCGGTGACAGATCGGTTTGGGATGAAACATACCGCCCGCGAGATAAGGGAATCGTGGGGAGCAGTCGATATTCTTGTAAATAACGCGGCAGTGAACAAACCCGATAATTTTGCGACAACCACCGATAAGAGCTGGGATTGGGTCGTGGACACGAACGTCAACAGCCTTTTTGCGGTTACCAAGCCGTTCTACAAGCAAATGATCCGCGAGCGTGCGGGTACGATCCTGAACATCACCAGTATCGGTGCTATCCGGGCTCTGCCGACCTCGGTCCATTACGCTACATCGAAAGCCGCGATGATCGGTTTTACCAAGTGCCTGTCTCGCGAGGCCGCCAATTTCGGGATCACTGTAAATGCAATTGCCGCGGGTATCTTTGATACCGATCTTGGAAATACGCTTCCTGAGCGGCTGCTCGAGGCTCATGAGAATTGGGTCTCGCTTCGCAGACTGGGACGCCCCGTCGAACTCGCAGAGTTTGCAGCATTTATCGTTTCACCTCGCAACTCGTACATGAACGGCGAGGTAATAACCGTCGATGGCGGTACGATCACTTAG
- a CDS encoding radical SAM protein, translated as MDFTTREIFKRYASIAVGRPISPVFLNILVTSVCDMRCTHCFFTEELDDRPRKKLQMKADEIARISETLGGNLGVLVLAGGEPFTRKDLPEIVRSFYENNKLDSVYLMSNGQIHQRIFADVTRIMDECPNLNVTVALGIDGMQAAHEKIRRKEGSWDKAIHTARTLQQMKAEQYPQLDIQTCTCVMRSNEDTIFEWYDFLKYDLKPDKVNINYIRPPSADPNELNFDHNRYAELSHMILEDTKNAALKNNYGGKSGFFKAAVDIYMHDLITKTKEENKAQLKCYAGSAGAVIYDNGVLSSCENKADVLNLRDYDWNFQNAWNTDLMKARRKEAGAGCFCTHESNCFYPSLPFNAGHLIKIKKLEREMKKASKEAGFAVGREVALKA; from the coding sequence ATGGATTTTACAACACGCGAGATTTTTAAGAGATATGCGAGCATAGCGGTCGGTAGGCCGATCTCGCCCGTTTTTCTGAATATATTGGTTACCAGCGTTTGTGATATGCGCTGCACTCATTGTTTTTTTACCGAAGAACTTGACGACCGGCCACGGAAAAAGCTTCAGATGAAGGCCGACGAGATCGCAAGGATCTCGGAAACGCTCGGCGGCAATCTTGGTGTTTTGGTACTTGCCGGCGGCGAACCATTCACGCGTAAGGACCTGCCCGAGATCGTCAGATCGTTTTACGAGAACAACAAACTCGATTCGGTCTACCTGATGTCGAACGGACAGATACACCAACGCATATTCGCGGATGTCACACGAATAATGGACGAGTGTCCGAATCTCAATGTCACCGTAGCTCTTGGTATCGACGGTATGCAGGCGGCCCATGAGAAGATCAGGCGCAAAGAAGGGAGCTGGGACAAAGCGATACATACGGCGCGGACACTTCAGCAGATGAAGGCTGAACAGTACCCGCAGCTCGATATCCAAACTTGTACGTGCGTCATGCGCTCGAACGAGGATACGATATTTGAGTGGTACGATTTTCTTAAATACGACCTCAAGCCGGACAAGGTGAACATCAACTATATTCGTCCGCCGTCGGCAGATCCGAATGAACTAAATTTCGACCACAACCGGTATGCCGAGTTGTCGCACATGATCCTTGAAGACACAAAGAACGCCGCGTTGAAAAACAATTACGGCGGCAAATCCGGGTTCTTCAAGGCGGCAGTCGATATTTATATGCACGATCTGATCACGAAAACGAAAGAGGAGAATAAAGCTCAATTGAAGTGCTATGCCGGCAGCGCGGGTGCCGTCATCTACGACAATGGCGTCCTCTCTTCGTGTGAAAACAAGGCCGATGTGCTGAATCTTCGAGATTACGACTGGAATTTCCAGAACGCATGGAACACCGATCTGATGAAAGCAAGGCGAAAAGAAGCGGGGGCTGGATGTTTCTGCACGCACGAATCAAACTGCTTCTATCCGTCGCTTCCGTTCAACGCTGGACATCTGATCAAGATCAAAAAGCTTGAGCGCGAGATGAAGAAGGCGTCGAAAGAAGCGGGTTTTGCGGTCGGACGCGAAGTAGCCTTGAAAGCCTGA